The following proteins come from a genomic window of Solea solea chromosome 3, fSolSol10.1, whole genome shotgun sequence:
- the phyh gene encoding phytanoyl-CoA dioxygenase, peroxisomal produces the protein MEQQPARKTSRASERLKLLINHLDRSQATIRASPTSALTSTYSSSSQPQRLRYTLQNDLLTPEQQLFYEENGFILIKNLVSEEDINKFRKEFERICRKEVKIPGLVVMRDVAISKSEFVPDQKAVNKIQDFQESPELFRYCALPQMLKYVQCFTGPNVMAMHTMLINKPPDAGKKTSRHPMHQDLHYFPFRPVDRIVCAWTAMERVDRQNGCLVVLPGSHTGTLQEHEYPEWEGGVNKVYHGVRDYDPQHPRVHLEMEKGDTVFFHPLLIHGSGMNKTLGFRKAISCHYASSDCYYIDVKGTTQENIEKEVLEIAARKYTLDSISFADTWALRGRLVQGERISL, from the exons AGAGCTTCACCGACTTCAGCTCTCACTTCCacctacagcagcagcagtcagccGCAGAGACTGAG ATATACTTTGCAGAATGACCTGCTGACTCCAGAACAACAACTGTTTTATGAGGAAAATGGCTTCATTCTCATCAAGAATCTGGTGTCTGAGGAGGACATCAACAAGTTCAG GAAAGAGTTTGAACGGATCTGCCGAAAGGAAGTTAAAATTCCCGGGCTGGTGGTGATGAGGGATGTGGCCATTTCAAAGTCTGAGTTTGTTCCGGATCAGAAAGCTGTCAACAAAATCCAGGACTTCCAGGAATCTCCCGAACTGTTTCGGTACTGTGCCCTACCACAG atGCTGAAGTATGTGCAATGTTTCACTGGACCAAACGTCATGGCCATGCACACCATGCTGATCAACAAGCCTCCAGATGCAG GTAAGAAGACATCCCGTCACCCGATGCATCAGGATCTTCATTACTTCCCGTTTCGACCAGTCGACCGGATCGTCTGTGCATGGACGGCGATGGAAAGAGTGGACAGGCAGAACGGCTGCCTGGTCGTCCTACCAGGAAGTCACACCGGCACGCTGCAGGAGCACGAGTACCCCGAGTGGGAG ggCGGAGTTAACAAGGTGTATCACGGAGTGCGAGACTACGACCCACAGCATCCCAGGGTGCATCTGGAGATGGAGAAAGGTGACACCGTCTTCTTTCACCCACTGCTCATCCACGGCTCTGGCATGAATAAGACGCTAGGCTTCCGCAAG gcCATCTCCTGCCACTACGCCAGCTCTGATTGTTATTACATTGACGTGAAAGGAACCACGCAGGAAAACATCGAGAAAGAGGTTCTGGAGATCGCAGCCAGGAAGTACACTCTGGACAGTATCTCATTTGCG GACACCTGGGCTCTGCGAGGGCGTCTGGTGCAAGGAGAGAGGATTTCACTGTGA
- the ucmaa gene encoding upper zone of growth plate and cartilage matrix associated a, whose protein sequence is MLWARVFVLSVLTTLLILTFSNVVENTEVPDSSQPADDKGTSQRVFMPVSDASNFFKRRNRRSSRYYEIQAEQRVKIAANERWREHNEEQRSRRENYAEEARDEINERTRETNEQVREYHYDGRYPRYYWSH, encoded by the exons atGTTGTGGGCTCGAGTCTTCGTCCTCTCTGTGCTCACcaccctcctcatcctcacct TTTCCAATGTGGTGGAAAACACAGAAGTGCCAGACAGCTCACAACCAGCTGATGATAAAG GCACATCACAGCGGGTGTTCATGCCTGTGTCGGACGCCTCCAACTTTTTTAAACGTCGTAATCGGCGCTCATCCCGATACTATGAGATCCAAG CTGAGCAGAGGGTAAAGATCGCAGCGAATGAGCGGTGGAGAGAGCACAACGAGGAGCAGAGGAGTCGGCGTGAGAACTATGCTGAGGAGGCCCGTGATG AGATAAACGAGAGAACGAGGGAGACGAATGAGCAGGTGCGAGAGTATCACTACGACGGCCGCTATCCTCGCTACTACTGGTCCCACTGA
- the mcm10 gene encoding protein MCM10 homolog: MDSEDDLDILTALLTESEDVGGEDQGGQEPADDLDGLFDDENEEEEYEDGVKEEVRDAGTEDAGSDLFGDVGDMEEEQTETKEKVEARSNDDLQEELRKMQQQMQRLQQQLEASQKVPTPSSTPSSTPVRTAGSSAVARHMSPKATPQRKLTSKVTMVKPGAPSPKTKIQTSPASSSTPARSGNTKVQESADFFEQLNNADSFKRKPRVAHQAKPSTSPEDRGPLVEIKLGGTFQPVEKVSPPASLTKPAPAAPSKPSSLPALPKDVGVERYSGLRLRKPRVSSTEMDQKMSSRRLIRLSQVPERLTRENLEDSDWVTFAVVLSKATPQSSTSGKTFSIWKLNDLHNLEVVVSLLLFNDVHKEHWKTEVGTVIGILNPNLMKQKDGYDGVSLTVDHPQKVLLMGESQDFSTCKAMKKNGDPCSQIVNMYDCQYCQYHVKAQYQKMSSKRAELQSSYSGKAPNKMKGKNGSLKERLCQDGFHYGGVSSAACAASLTVSKPKKSTQGTLDKLFVKGSAQILDQAKRLALQSGEVSGCSNEFKSLMSAPTPGALQLKKHLVKGNQSVSKDVTGSPVQSITASDLLKHQKQKQREFLNNRRRRADEIQKRVVQNSGGPKLAGSLSSMGGEGLMSPKAASQVPKSTQSPAAPHMPTLARGFSEGEDILFFERSPPSAPAPGALSLSTAKLAALKKLRGKNKKLEKDDPNAVKRKRSNDEEISTRVEKNLTSPTGESSQNEDEEPAQKKKRDELRYMESEEFQKILNAKSRHGVVLQAAEYQLQERYFDPLVKKEQMEEKMRGVREMKCRAVTCTKCSYTYFKPADRCVEENHNLRWHDALKRFFKCPCGQRAIALDRLPNTNCSNCGLFKWERDGMLKEKTGPKIGGELLQPRGEEHGKFLSSMK, translated from the exons ATGGACA GTGAGGATGATCTTGACATTTTGACGGCTCTGCTGACTGAAAGCGAGGATGTTGGCGGAGAAGATCAGGGCGGTCAGGAGCCAGCAGATGACTTAGACGGCCTGTTTGATGAtgagaatgaggaggaggagtacgAAGATGGGGTCAAGGAGGAAGTGCGAGATGCAGGGACTGAGGACGCAGGGTCAGATCTTTTTGGAGATGTTGGAGACATGGAAGAAGAGCAGACagaaactaaagaaaaagtGGAGGCCAGGTCTAATGATGATTTACAAG aggagctgaggaagatgcagcagcagatgcagagactgcagcagcagctggaggcaAGTCAGAAGGTTCCCACTCCATCATCCACCCCGTCATCCACTCCAGTCAGGACTGCAGGGAGCTCAGCTGTTGCCAGACACATGAGCCCCAAAGCAACACCTCAAAGAAAGCTGACCTCCAAAGTGACTATGGTCAAACCAGGGGCGCCCTCACCGAAGACCAAGATACAAACAT cGCCAGCATCTTCATCCACTCCTGCCAGATCAGGAAACACAAAAGTGCAGGAGTCCGCTGACTTCTTTGAGCAGCTGAACAATGCCGACTCCTTCAAACGCAAACCAAGGGTAGCTCATCAAGCCAAACCCAGCACATCACCAG AAGACAGAGGCCCACTAGTGGAGATAAAGCTTGGCGGCACATTCCAGCCAGTAGAGAAAGTTTCACCTCCAGCCTCACTCACCAAACCTGCACCAGCTGCACCGTCCAAGCCATCTTCTCTCCCTGCTCTTCCTAAAGACGTGGGTGTTGAGAGATACTCAGGACTGCGACTCAG aaaACCTCGTGTTTCTTCCACCGAGATGGACCAAAAAATGTCGAGCCGCCGTTTGATCCGGCTGTCGCAGGTGCCGGAGCGTTTGACTCGGGAGAATCTGGAGGACAGTGACTGGGTGACGTTTGCGGTGGTGCTCAGTAAGGCCACACCACAAAGCAGCACCAGT GGCAAAACCTTCAGCATCTGGAAGCTGAACGACCTCCATAACCTTGAAGTggttgtgtctctgttgcttTTTAACGACGTCCACAAAGAGCACTGGAAGACTGAGGTGGGCACCGTTATTGGAATCCTCAACCCGAACCTTATGAAGCAGAAAGACGGTTATGACGGG GTCAGCTTGACGGTGGATCATCCACAGAAGGTGCTGCTCATGGGTGAATCTCAGGACTTCAGCACCTGCAAAGCCATGAAGAAGAACGGAGACCCCTGTTCTCAGATCGTCAACATG tacgACTGTCAGTACTGTCAGTATCACGTCAAGGCTCAGTATCAGAAGATGAGCTCAAAGAGAGCTGAGCTGCAGTCGTCGTACTCTGGAAAAGCTCCCAACAAGATGAAGGGGAAGAACGGCAGCCTGAAAGAGCGGCTGTGTCAGGACGGCTTCCACTACGGCGGCGTTTCCTCAGCCGCCTGCGCTGCATCACT AACGGTGTCCAAGCCAAAGAAGTCCACTCAGGGAACTCTGGACAAGCTGTTTGTGAAAGGCTCGGCTCAGATCCTGGATCAGGCCAAGAGACTTG CCTTGCAGTCTGGTGAGGTTTCAGGATGTTCAAACGAATTCAAAAGCCTGATGTCGGCGCCAACGCCTGGAGCTCTGCAGCTGAAGAAGCACTTAGTGAAGGGCAACCAATCAG TCTCTAAAGATGTGACTGGATCTCCagttcagtccatcacagcctCAGACCTGCTGAAGcaccagaaacagaaacagcgGGAGTTTCTGAACAACCGTCGAAGAAGAGCCGATGAGATCCAGAAAAGGGTTGTGCAGAACTCGGGAGGGCCCAAACTTGCCGGGTCGTTGTCTTCGATGGGAGGAGAGGGTCTTATGTCCCCAAAAGCAGCTTCTCAGGTCCCCAAATCCACACAAAGCCCTGCAGCGCCGCACATGCCCACACTGGCCCGAGGTTTCTCTGAAGGTGAAGACATTCTGTTTTTTGAGAGAAGCCCACCTTCTGCTCCTGCTCCCGGGGCTCTCAGCTTATCAACAGCTAAACTAGCTGCTCTGAAGAAACTGCGAGGTAAAAACAAGAAGCTTGAAAAAGACGACCCCAACGctgtgaagaggaagaggagtaaCGACGAGGAAATCAGCACCCGGGTGGAGAAAAATCTCACCTCACCCACTG GTGAATCGTCACAAAATGAGGACGAGGAGCCAGCCCAGAAGAAGAAGCGAGATGAGCTCCGCTACATGGAGTCAGAGGAGTTCCAGAAGATCCTCAATGCTAAATCTCGTCATGGGGTTGTACTGCAGGCG GCGGAGTACCAGCTTCAGGAGCGCTACTTTGATCCTCTGGTGAAGAAAGagcagatggaggagaagatgagAGGAGTCAGAGAGATGAAGTGTCGTGCGGTCACGTGTACAAAG TGTAGTTACACCTACTTTAAGCCGGCCGATCGTTGTGTGGAGGAGAATCATAATCTGCGGTGGCACGATGCACTGAAGCGCTTCTTCAAGTGTCCGTGTGGACAGAGAGCCATTGCTCTGGACAGACTGCCAAACACAAACTGCAG TAACTGCGGTCTGTTTAAATGGGAGCGTGACGGGATGCTTAAG GAGAAAACAGGACCAAAGATCGGTGGAGAGCTTCTTCAGCCTCGAGGAGAGGAGCACGGCAAGTTCCTCAGCAGCATGAAGTGA
- the optn gene encoding optineurin: MASEGPVMNGDISCSPSQSGTLEETLQQMNILIQENRDLKEALHQTNLTMKERFEGLSVWREKQREERDFLERRLEEARVRIEVLTRHNKDLSRRLEESGGAGEALGTSSELEALRAQVARLQAEKNDLVAMNSELRLKADESSDSFIEIIKVSDDGSDGAKELCSTERSSHLDLSMTASRLDNKDVTVSQLIQSLRNETQRGDQLQAELQDFASRIRELEKRKSNKDESIQTTQPDPKEDKAASEVENLKSQMMTLFKELQQAQTKLDEAEGMKKNLQDKCRDVEQDVTTLRAQLVEKQAVQSENDRLKLQLDSMQAQSQLEQKKAGEERNNLAQLKDAYTKLFEDYNEIKEERKKRESQLVNKGVVDDLQARLTAAEEALAAKQNKIDDMKQEIFQKEKELETISVFQAQAEVYSSDFYAERAAREKLHEERERLAAQLEYVKKQNSQMQDEMESLGRQSLNEMKMRHVSLGGNPHGAGASLVGRGTDWQHQGNIPEHACPKCNEILPDLDSLQIHIMDCIN; this comes from the exons ATGGCATCTGAAGGCCCTGTTATGAATGGTGACATATCTTGTTCCCCAAGTCAGTCTGGCACACTGGAGGAAACCCTGCAACAGATGAACATCCTTATCCAGGAGAACCGCGACCTGAAAG AGGCCCTGCATCAGACCAACCTGACAATGAAGGAGCGGTTTGAGGGCCTGTCTGTGTGGCGAGAGAAGCAGCGGGAAGAGCGGGACTTCCTGGAGAGAAGGCTGGAGGAAGCTCGTGTACGCATAGAGGTGTTGACCCGCCACAACAAGGACCTGAGCAGGAGGCTTGAGGAGTCTGGAGGTGCAGGAGAAGCTCTA GGAACATCATCAGAGCTGGAGGCCCTGCGTGCTCAGGTCGCTCGGCTGCAGGCAGAAAAGAACGATCTTGTGGCTATGAACTCTGAGTTGCGGCTCAAGGCGGACGAGTCGTCTGACTCGTTCATCGAGATCATCAAGGTGTCG GATGATGGCAGCGATGGTGCGAAAGAACTGTGCAGCACAGAGCGCAGCAGTCATCTGGACCTGAGCATGACGGCGTCCCGGCTGGACAACAAGGACGTGACAGTGAGCCAGCTGATTCAGTCGCTGAGGAACGAGACTCAGCGCGGTGATCAGCTGCAGGCAGAGCTGCAGGATTTTGCTTCTAG AATTAGAGAgctggagaagaggaagagcaaCAAAGATGAATCAATACAAACAACCCAGCCAGACCCCAAGGAGGACAAG GCAGCGTCAGAGGTGGAGAATCTCAAGTCTCAGATGATGACACTGTTCAAAGAGCTGCAGCAGGCGCAGACCAAACTGGATGAAGCAGAAGGCATGAAGAAGAACCTGCAGGACAA ATGCCGGGACGTTGAGCAGGACGTGACAACTCTGAGGGCTCAGCTGGTGGAGAAACAGGCTGTTCAGTCAGAGAATGACCGGCTGAAGCTGCAGCTGGACAGCATGCAGGCCCAGAGCCAGCTGGAGCAGAAGaaggcaggagaggagag AAACAACCTTGCCCAGCTGAAGGATGCTTACACCAAGCTGTTTGAAGACTACAATGAGAtcaaagaggagaggaagaagagagag TCCCAGCTGGTGAATAAGGGGGTGGTGGACGACCTGCAGGCCCGGCTGACTGCCGCTGAAGAAGCCCTAGCTGCAAAACAGAACAAGATTGATGACATGAAGCAGGAGATCTTTCAGAAAGAGAAGGAGCTGGAAACCATATCTGTGTTCCAGGCTCAG GCAGAGGTGTACTCTTCAGACTTCTATGCCGAACGGGCAGCAAGGGAGAAACTCCATGAAGAGAGGGAACGCCTGGCTGCTCAGCTGGAGTATGTCAAGAAGCAAAATTCCCAGATGCAGGATGAAATGGAGTCACTGGGCAG GCAGTCATTGAACGAGATGAAGATGAGACATGTATCACTTGGAGGAAATCCACATGGAGCTGGTGCATCTCTGGTTGGAAGAg GTACTGACTGGCAGCATCAGGGCAACATTCCTGAACATGCCTGTCCCAAGTGCAACGAGATCCTGCCAGACCTGGACTCTTTGCAGATTCACATCATGGACTGCATTAACTAG